The proteins below are encoded in one region of Rhododendron vialii isolate Sample 1 chromosome 7a, ASM3025357v1:
- the LOC131333359 gene encoding uncharacterized protein LOC131333359 isoform X1, which translates to MKKRSTRKPTVADFLVSPPPTASPNRSPSESPKEQFEFDLGAFNNAASSSKKRKKDNVASSSVDRIQNVVRSPLNMKSLGTISDLKEMAASLLDSIKHQLDRSHAEIVKDLEASQSRLHKRFKIQTQACQQVVDEAEKEHKKISDRISESREAMKASYLKFLAEAQASASRVCKTSIPELSQSFEKSLDVLRSRYGISSNAM; encoded by the exons atgaagaagaGATCAACGAGGAAGCCAACCGTGGCGGACTTTCTGGTCTCCCCACCGCCAACCGCCAGCCCCAACCGATCGCCGAGCGAGTCGCCGAAGGAGCAATTCGAGTTCGACCTCGGCGCCTTCAACAACGCCGCCTCGTCCTCGAAGAAGCGGAAGAAGGACAACGTGGCGTCGAGCTCGGTGGATCGGATCCAGAACGTCGTCAGATCGCCGCTGAACATGAAGAGCCTGGGCACGATATCTGATCTCAAGGAGATGGCGGCTTCGCTCTTGGACTCCATCAAGCACCAGCTGGATCGCTCGCATGCGGAGATCGTCAAGGACCTGGAGGCCTCTCAGTCTCGTCTCCACAAACGCTTCAAg ATTCAGACACAGGCATGCCAGCAAGTGGTAGATGAAGCAGAGAAGGAACATAAGAAAATATCAGACCGAATCAGTGAAAGTAGAGAAGCAATGAAG GCTTCATATTTGAAGTTCTTGGCAGAAGCACAGGCCAGTGCATCTCGTG TTTGCAAAACATCCATTCCTGAGCTCTCGCAGTCATTTGAGAAATCCCTTGATGTCCTCCGAAGCCGCTATGGGATTTCATCAAATGCGATGTGA
- the LOC131333359 gene encoding uncharacterized protein LOC131333359 isoform X2 yields the protein MKKRSTRKPTVADFLVSPPPTASPNRSPSESPKEQFEFDLGAFNNAASSSKKRKKDNVASSSVDRIQNVVRSPLNMKSLGTISDLKEMAASLLDSIKHQLDRSHAEIVKDLEASQSRLHKRFKTQACQQVVDEAEKEHKKISDRISESREAMKASYLKFLAEAQASASRVCKTSIPELSQSFEKSLDVLRSRYGISSNAM from the exons atgaagaagaGATCAACGAGGAAGCCAACCGTGGCGGACTTTCTGGTCTCCCCACCGCCAACCGCCAGCCCCAACCGATCGCCGAGCGAGTCGCCGAAGGAGCAATTCGAGTTCGACCTCGGCGCCTTCAACAACGCCGCCTCGTCCTCGAAGAAGCGGAAGAAGGACAACGTGGCGTCGAGCTCGGTGGATCGGATCCAGAACGTCGTCAGATCGCCGCTGAACATGAAGAGCCTGGGCACGATATCTGATCTCAAGGAGATGGCGGCTTCGCTCTTGGACTCCATCAAGCACCAGCTGGATCGCTCGCATGCGGAGATCGTCAAGGACCTGGAGGCCTCTCAGTCTCGTCTCCACAAACGCTTCAAg ACACAGGCATGCCAGCAAGTGGTAGATGAAGCAGAGAAGGAACATAAGAAAATATCAGACCGAATCAGTGAAAGTAGAGAAGCAATGAAG GCTTCATATTTGAAGTTCTTGGCAGAAGCACAGGCCAGTGCATCTCGTG TTTGCAAAACATCCATTCCTGAGCTCTCGCAGTCATTTGAGAAATCCCTTGATGTCCTCCGAAGCCGCTATGGGATTTCATCAAATGCGATGTGA